A genomic region of Xanthomonas campestris pv. phormiicola contains the following coding sequences:
- a CDS encoding MarR family transcriptional regulator encodes MSRFAATEQRLDITDRKHPGFPRDAATVVRLVKLLHKLILDQGNDMLRAYGLNYSEYNVLMMIDASPDGTLSPSQLSDAASEKSANITRLTSHLVDKGLIQRTPSAEDRRMLLLRLTAEGERLIAAFMPDVCAQLGGYVRHLQRAELAQLEHLLKQLLRSVEGEA; translated from the coding sequence ATGAGTCGCTTCGCCGCCACCGAACAGCGCCTGGACATCACCGACCGCAAGCACCCGGGCTTTCCGCGCGATGCGGCCACGGTCGTGCGCCTGGTCAAGCTGCTGCACAAGCTGATCCTGGACCAGGGCAACGACATGCTGCGCGCCTATGGCCTGAACTATTCCGAATACAACGTGCTGATGATGATCGACGCCAGCCCGGACGGGACCTTGAGCCCGTCGCAGCTGAGCGACGCGGCCAGCGAGAAGTCGGCCAACATCACCCGCCTGACCAGCCACCTGGTCGACAAGGGCCTGATCCAGCGCACCCCCAGCGCCGAGGACCGGCGCATGCTGCTGCTGCGCCTGACCGCCGAGGGCGAACGCCTGATCGCGGCGTTCATGCCCGACGTGTGCGCCCAGCTCGGCGGTTATGTCCGGCACCTGCAGCGCGCAGAGCTGGCGCAGCTGGAGCACCTGCTGAAGCAATTGCTGCGCAGCGTGGAGGGCGAGGCATGA
- a CDS encoding TraB/GumN family protein, which translates to MPMATAVRGLCAALLLAFAGLTAAHPGVPPAPPAAAPVVDLEAVLVTGQQPGPGLWQVRRGDHVLWILGTVSPLPKRMQWASGEVERVIGQSQQVIAAPTLSLSSNLGVFRSLLLLPSLLKARRNPDDKTLQQMLPAELYARWLPLKARYLGRDASVETWRPVFAAQELYEAAMRKSGLSMASVTAPVIERAAKRAKVPIVPVVVEVKVPDAKRALQEFRATSLNDSSCFARTLQVIQSDLDTMRQRANAWSEGDLEALGKLPGNDQYRVCMDAVGEAAIARKLGLGDVRQRALGKWLETAERALAQNRSSFAVLSMQTLQESDGPLERLRARGYEVIAP; encoded by the coding sequence ATGCCGATGGCGACTGCGGTGAGAGGCCTGTGTGCGGCACTGCTGCTGGCGTTCGCTGGGCTGACCGCCGCGCATCCGGGCGTACCGCCGGCACCGCCCGCCGCCGCGCCGGTGGTCGATCTGGAGGCGGTGCTGGTGACCGGCCAGCAGCCCGGTCCCGGACTGTGGCAGGTGCGCCGCGGCGACCACGTGCTGTGGATCCTGGGCACGGTGTCGCCGTTGCCCAAGCGCATGCAGTGGGCGTCGGGCGAGGTGGAGCGGGTGATCGGCCAATCGCAGCAGGTGATCGCCGCGCCGACGCTGTCGCTGTCCTCGAACCTGGGCGTGTTCCGCAGCCTGCTGTTGCTGCCGTCGCTGCTGAAGGCGCGGCGCAACCCCGACGACAAGACCCTGCAGCAGATGCTGCCGGCCGAGCTGTATGCGCGGTGGCTGCCGCTGAAGGCGCGCTACCTGGGCCGCGACGCCAGCGTGGAAACGTGGCGGCCGGTGTTCGCCGCGCAGGAGCTGTACGAGGCGGCGATGCGCAAGTCCGGGCTGAGCATGGCCAGCGTCACCGCGCCGGTGATCGAGCGCGCGGCCAAACGCGCCAAGGTGCCGATCGTGCCGGTGGTGGTGGAAGTGAAGGTGCCCGACGCCAAGCGTGCGCTGCAGGAATTCCGCGCGACCTCGTTGAACGACAGCAGCTGTTTCGCGCGGACCCTGCAGGTCATCCAAAGCGACCTGGACACGATGCGGCAACGCGCCAATGCCTGGTCCGAGGGCGATCTCGAGGCGCTCGGCAAGCTGCCGGGCAACGACCAGTACCGGGTGTGCATGGACGCGGTCGGCGAGGCGGCGATCGCACGCAAGCTGGGCCTGGGCGATGTGCGCCAGCGCGCGCTGGGCAAGTGGCTGGAAACGGCGGAGCGGGCGCTGGCGCAGAACCGCTCCAGCTTCGCGGTGCTGTCGATGCAGACCCTGCAGGAAAGCGATGGTCCGCTGGAGCGGCTGCGCGCACGCGGCTACGAGGTGATCGCGCCTTGA
- a CDS encoding DUF1656 domain-containing protein, with translation MALPAEISIAGVYVPGLLVLAVALLFAAWAVDALAGRAGLYRYAWHPPLFRLALYVGVFAALGLLLLP, from the coding sequence ATGGCGCTGCCCGCTGAAATCTCGATCGCCGGCGTGTACGTGCCCGGCCTGCTGGTGCTGGCGGTGGCGCTGCTGTTCGCCGCCTGGGCGGTGGATGCGCTCGCCGGCCGCGCCGGGCTATACCGCTACGCCTGGCATCCGCCGCTGTTCCGCCTGGCCCTGTATGTCGGCGTGTTCGCCGCGCTCGGCCTGCTTCTTTTGCCTTGA
- the dxs gene encoding 1-deoxy-D-xylulose-5-phosphate synthase, with product MIDPTRYPRLSRIQIPAELRRFEESELPAIAEELRAYLIECVGKSGGHFGAGLGVIELTVALHYLYDTPVDRLVWDVGHQTYPHKILTGRRDQIHSVKQAGGVAPFPKREESEYDTFGVGHSSTSISAALGMAIALQRAGDERKVVAVIGDGAMTAGMAYEALNHAGGMETEPNLLVILNDNRMSISEAVGGVTKMLGRMSGSKTLNAIRESGKKILGDKKSNPTARFVRRWEEHWKGMFVPSTLFEEMGFHYTGPIDGHDLPALIGALKTLQTLKGPQLLHVITTKGKGYELAEGDQIGYHAVGPFDPSKGLVSKPGAKAPTYTDVFGDWICDMAAAEPALLAITPAMREGSGLVRFSKEYPQRYFDVAIAEQHAVTLAAGMATQGAKPVVAIYSTFLQRGYDQLVHDVAVQQLDVLFAIDRGGVVGPDGATHAGNLDLSFLRCVPHLVVMAPADEAECRQLLSTGLQHAGPAAVRYPRGTGPGVAPGTALDTLPIGKAQLRVQGTTLALLAFGAPLAAAEQVGRELGLSVVNMRFVKPLDRALLLELARSHDGFVTIEDNVVAGGAGSGVAELLNAEGVLRPVLHLGLPDAFQHHASREQLLAEAGIDAAGIRAAILARWPQLAAGANAPRTAAG from the coding sequence ATGATCGACCCCACCCGCTATCCGCGCCTCTCGCGCATCCAGATCCCCGCCGAACTGCGCCGCTTCGAGGAGTCGGAGCTGCCGGCGATCGCGGAGGAACTGCGCGCCTACCTGATCGAGTGCGTCGGCAAGAGCGGCGGCCATTTCGGCGCCGGCCTGGGCGTGATCGAGCTCACCGTGGCCCTGCACTATCTGTACGACACGCCTGTCGATCGGCTGGTGTGGGACGTCGGCCATCAGACCTACCCGCACAAGATCCTCACCGGGCGCCGCGACCAGATCCATTCGGTCAAGCAGGCCGGCGGCGTGGCGCCGTTCCCCAAGCGCGAGGAAAGCGAATACGACACCTTCGGCGTCGGCCATTCCTCCACCTCGATCTCCGCGGCGCTGGGCATGGCCATCGCGCTGCAGCGCGCCGGCGACGAGCGCAAGGTGGTGGCGGTGATCGGCGATGGCGCGATGACCGCCGGCATGGCCTACGAGGCCCTGAACCACGCCGGCGGCATGGAGACGGAACCGAACCTGCTGGTGATCCTCAACGACAACCGCATGTCGATCTCCGAGGCGGTCGGCGGGGTCACCAAGATGCTCGGCCGGATGAGCGGCAGCAAGACGCTCAATGCGATCCGCGAGAGCGGCAAGAAGATCCTCGGCGACAAGAAGAGCAATCCGACCGCGCGTTTCGTGCGCCGCTGGGAGGAGCATTGGAAAGGCATGTTCGTGCCGTCCACGCTGTTCGAGGAGATGGGCTTCCACTACACCGGGCCGATCGACGGCCACGACCTGCCGGCGCTGATCGGCGCGCTGAAGACGCTGCAGACGCTCAAGGGTCCGCAGCTGCTGCACGTGATCACCACCAAGGGCAAGGGCTACGAACTGGCCGAGGGCGACCAGATCGGCTACCACGCGGTCGGCCCGTTCGATCCCAGCAAGGGCCTGGTGTCCAAGCCGGGCGCCAAGGCGCCGACCTATACCGACGTGTTCGGCGACTGGATCTGCGACATGGCCGCGGCCGAACCGGCGCTGCTGGCGATCACCCCGGCGATGCGCGAAGGCTCGGGCCTGGTGCGCTTCAGCAAGGAATACCCGCAGCGCTACTTCGACGTGGCGATCGCCGAGCAGCATGCGGTGACGCTGGCGGCGGGCATGGCCACGCAGGGCGCCAAGCCGGTGGTGGCGATCTACTCGACCTTCCTGCAGCGCGGCTACGACCAGCTGGTGCACGACGTGGCGGTGCAGCAGCTCGACGTGCTGTTCGCGATCGACCGCGGCGGCGTGGTCGGCCCGGACGGCGCCACCCATGCCGGCAACCTGGACCTGAGCTTCCTGCGCTGCGTGCCGCATCTGGTGGTGATGGCCCCGGCCGACGAGGCCGAGTGCCGGCAGCTGCTCAGCACCGGCCTGCAGCATGCCGGTCCGGCCGCGGTGCGCTATCCGCGCGGCACCGGCCCCGGCGTGGCGCCCGGCACGGCGCTGGACACGCTGCCGATCGGCAAGGCGCAGCTGCGCGTCCAGGGCACCACGCTGGCGCTGCTGGCGTTCGGCGCGCCCCTGGCCGCGGCCGAACAGGTCGGCCGCGAGCTGGGCCTGAGCGTGGTCAACATGCGCTTCGTCAAACCGCTGGATCGCGCGCTGCTGCTCGAGCTGGCGCGCAGCCACGACGGCTTCGTGACCATCGAGGACAACGTGGTGGCCGGCGGCGCCGGTTCCGGCGTGGCCGAACTGCTCAATGCCGAGGGCGTGCTGCGTCCGGTGCTGCACCTGGGGCTGCCCGACGCATTCCAGCACCATGCCAGCCGCGAGCAGTTGCTGGCCGAAGCCGGCATCGACGCCGCCGGCATCCGCGCGGCGATCCTGGCGCGCTGGCCGCAACTGGCCGCCGGCGCCAACGCACCGCGCACCGCCGCCGGCTGA
- a CDS encoding HNH endonuclease, with translation METDTTTLGLIDTGAFAASAGDASFSSPPAHLPSVRLLSLDAHGRVLDWINWQSAACLYARGAVAWTLGEPCMHIHGGMSRASGERSVLHLHPIIAARGHARSRALDPTPTLTNTALFARDAQLCLYCGQQFSRPQLTRDHVMPVSKGGRDTWENVVTACFHCNSRKGNRTPQQASMPLLAVPYRPSWIEHLILSNRNILADQMSFLKAQLPKRSKLSV, from the coding sequence ATGGAGACAGACACAACAACGCTTGGTCTGATCGATACCGGAGCCTTCGCCGCTTCGGCCGGCGACGCGTCGTTTTCGTCGCCCCCTGCCCATCTGCCGTCGGTGCGGCTGCTGTCGCTGGATGCGCATGGCCGGGTGCTGGACTGGATCAACTGGCAATCGGCCGCCTGCCTGTATGCGCGCGGCGCGGTGGCCTGGACCCTGGGCGAGCCGTGCATGCACATCCATGGCGGCATGTCGCGCGCCAGCGGCGAGCGCAGCGTGCTGCATCTGCATCCGATCATCGCCGCGCGCGGCCATGCCCGTTCGCGCGCGCTCGATCCCACGCCCACCTTGACCAATACCGCGCTGTTCGCCCGCGACGCGCAGCTATGCCTGTACTGCGGCCAGCAGTTCAGCCGCCCGCAACTGACCCGCGACCACGTCATGCCGGTGTCCAAGGGTGGCCGCGACACCTGGGAGAACGTGGTCACCGCGTGTTTCCACTGCAACTCGCGCAAGGGCAACCGCACCCCGCAGCAGGCGTCAATGCCGCTGCTGGCGGTCCCGTACCGGCCGAGCTGGATCGAGCACCTGATCCTGTCCAACCGCAACATCCTGGCCGACCAGATGTCGTTCCTGAAGGCGCAATTGCCCAAGCGCTCCAAGCTGTCGGTCTGA
- a CDS encoding acyl-CoA dehydrogenase C-terminal domain-containing protein — translation MSTYQAPLTDLRFALHDVLQVEALFARLGYAEATTDVVDAVLEEAARFTGSVLAPLNRVGDEHGCTLDATTGAVTTAPGFREAYRQFAEGGWTGLTAATEFGGQGLPHTLGVPLNEMVNAANLAWGNFPLLSHGAVEALKQHGEAWQQEVFLKPLVDGRWTGTMCLTEPHCGTDLGLLKTRAEPNADGSWSVSGTKIFITAGEHDFTDNIVHLVLARLPDAPAGAKGISLLVVPKFKVARDGSVGARNALRCGSLEHKMGIHGSATCVMNFDGAEGYLVGQPHKGLQAMFTMMNTARLGVGLQGIGLSERAYQNALRYARERLQSRSLTGAKLPDKPADPILVHPDVRRMLLTVKALTEGSRLLALHAATLIDIAHHAQDPAEREQADVLVSFLTPISKACQTEWGVENTYHALQCFGGHGYIHEHGMEQLARDARITTLYEGTTGIQALDLIGRKTASSQGAGLKLFLAQIEAFLAEHADNPAVAEFVGPLREKAGEWAALTRRILQRAAGNADELGAASYDYVFYSGYVVLAYWWARSVAAADASAQSEAFKQSKRETARFYYAKLLPRTLTHAAVIEAGAEPLMAMADAHF, via the coding sequence ATGAGCACCTATCAAGCCCCGCTGACCGACCTGCGCTTCGCGCTGCACGACGTGCTGCAGGTGGAAGCGCTGTTCGCCCGCCTCGGCTATGCCGAGGCCACCACCGACGTGGTCGATGCCGTGCTGGAGGAAGCCGCGCGCTTCACCGGCAGCGTGCTGGCGCCGCTGAACCGGGTCGGCGACGAACACGGCTGCACGCTGGACGCGACCACCGGCGCGGTCACCACCGCACCGGGCTTTCGCGAGGCCTACCGGCAGTTCGCAGAAGGCGGCTGGACCGGCCTGACCGCGGCCACCGAGTTCGGCGGCCAGGGCCTGCCGCACACCCTGGGCGTGCCGCTCAACGAGATGGTCAACGCCGCCAACCTGGCCTGGGGCAACTTCCCGCTGCTTTCGCATGGCGCGGTCGAGGCGCTGAAGCAGCATGGCGAGGCCTGGCAGCAGGAGGTGTTCCTGAAGCCGCTGGTGGATGGCCGCTGGACCGGCACCATGTGCCTGACCGAGCCGCACTGCGGCACCGACCTGGGCCTGCTCAAGACCCGCGCCGAACCCAATGCCGATGGCAGTTGGTCGGTCAGCGGCACCAAGATCTTCATCACCGCCGGCGAGCACGACTTCACCGACAACATCGTGCACCTGGTGCTGGCGCGGCTGCCGGATGCGCCGGCCGGGGCCAAGGGCATCTCGCTGCTGGTGGTGCCGAAGTTCAAGGTCGCCCGCGACGGCAGCGTCGGCGCGCGCAACGCGCTGCGCTGCGGCTCGCTGGAGCACAAGATGGGCATCCACGGCTCGGCCACCTGCGTGATGAACTTCGATGGCGCCGAAGGCTATCTGGTCGGCCAGCCGCACAAGGGCCTGCAGGCCATGTTTACGATGATGAACACGGCGCGGCTGGGCGTCGGCCTGCAGGGCATCGGCCTGTCCGAGCGCGCCTACCAGAACGCCCTGCGCTATGCGCGCGAACGCCTGCAGTCGCGTTCGCTGACCGGCGCCAAGCTGCCGGACAAGCCGGCCGACCCGATCCTGGTGCATCCGGACGTGCGCCGCATGCTGCTGACGGTGAAGGCGCTGACCGAAGGCAGCCGCCTGCTGGCGCTGCACGCGGCGACCCTGATCGACATCGCCCACCATGCGCAGGATCCGGCCGAGCGCGAGCAGGCCGACGTACTGGTCAGTTTCCTGACCCCGATCTCCAAGGCCTGCCAGACCGAATGGGGCGTGGAGAACACCTATCACGCGCTGCAGTGCTTCGGCGGCCACGGCTACATCCACGAGCACGGCATGGAACAGCTGGCGCGCGACGCCCGCATCACCACGCTGTACGAAGGCACCACCGGCATCCAGGCACTGGACCTGATCGGGCGCAAGACCGCCTCCAGCCAGGGCGCGGGGCTGAAGCTGTTCCTGGCGCAGATCGAGGCCTTCCTCGCCGAGCACGCCGACAATCCGGCGGTGGCCGAGTTCGTCGGCCCGCTGCGCGAGAAGGCCGGCGAATGGGCGGCGCTGACCAGGCGCATCCTGCAGCGCGCCGCCGGCAATGCCGACGAACTGGGCGCGGCCAGCTACGACTACGTGTTCTATTCCGGCTACGTGGTGCTGGCCTACTGGTGGGCGCGCAGCGTCGCCGCCGCCGACGCCTCGGCGCAGAGCGAGGCGTTCAAGCAGTCCAAGCGCGAGACCGCGCGCTTCTACTACGCCAAGCTGCTGCCACGCACGCTGACCCATGCCGCGGTGATCGAGGCCGGTGCCGAACCGCTGATGGCGATGGCCGACGCGCACTTCTGA
- a CDS encoding cupin domain-containing protein, translated as MSTESSTRIAALLREFSLLPHPEGGRYARVHTSALQVQHAGTTRPACTAIRFLLVRGECSDWHRIDADETWHWEEGGALELLSFDPQHGLQRYRMGASGRGGLPSVVIPAGSWQAARPLDDYSLVRCVVAPGFLWERFELLPATDPLAAYLPRLSG; from the coding sequence ATGTCTACAGAATCGTCCACTCGCATCGCCGCCTTGCTGCGCGAATTCTCGCTGCTGCCGCACCCGGAAGGCGGACGTTATGCGCGCGTGCACACCTCGGCGCTGCAGGTGCAGCACGCGGGCACCACGCGCCCGGCCTGTACCGCGATCCGCTTCCTGCTGGTGCGCGGCGAGTGCAGCGATTGGCACCGGATCGACGCCGACGAGACCTGGCACTGGGAGGAGGGCGGCGCGCTGGAACTGCTCAGCTTCGATCCGCAGCACGGCCTGCAGCGCTACCGGATGGGCGCCAGCGGCCGCGGCGGCCTGCCTTCGGTGGTGATTCCGGCCGGCAGCTGGCAGGCGGCGCGGCCGCTGGACGACTACAGCCTGGTGCGCTGCGTGGTGGCGCCGGGGTTCCTGTGGGAGCGCTTCGAGTTGCTGCCCGCCACCGATCCGCTGGCGGCGTACCTGCCCAGGCTGTCGGGCTGA
- a CDS encoding WecB/TagA/CpsF family glycosyltransferase encodes MTSGDPRAEPQEAMALGGYRILRTTEAAFAHTLFQAQARGEQRQVFFANTNFVVQCQALRERLRAPGVRIVNDGIGMDLGALLVHGRRFAGNLNGTDLIPYLCRHSRRPLRFFLLGGRPGVAQAAAQTLRQTLGQEVVGTCDGYAEFAAAGAALTERINASGADVVLVAFGNPLQETWILDHAAQLRAPLLFGVGALLDFLSGKAQRAPAWVRRLHMEWMYRLLREPRRLLKRYSWDLLVFFGVCLRNGRRLG; translated from the coding sequence ATGACCTCTGGTGACCCGCGCGCCGAACCCCAGGAGGCGATGGCGCTGGGCGGCTATCGGATCCTGCGCACCACCGAAGCGGCGTTCGCGCACACGCTGTTCCAGGCGCAGGCGCGCGGCGAGCAACGCCAGGTGTTCTTCGCCAACACCAACTTCGTGGTGCAGTGCCAGGCGCTGCGCGAGCGCCTGCGGGCGCCGGGCGTGCGCATCGTCAACGACGGCATCGGCATGGACCTGGGCGCGCTGCTGGTGCATGGCCGCCGTTTCGCCGGCAACCTCAACGGCACCGACCTGATTCCGTACCTGTGCCGGCACAGTCGGCGGCCGCTGCGCTTCTTCCTGCTCGGCGGGCGTCCCGGCGTGGCCCAGGCCGCCGCGCAGACCTTGCGGCAGACCTTGGGCCAGGAGGTGGTCGGCACCTGCGACGGCTACGCCGAGTTCGCGGCCGCGGGCGCCGCGCTGACCGAGCGCATCAACGCCAGCGGCGCCGACGTGGTGCTGGTGGCGTTCGGCAATCCGCTGCAGGAAACCTGGATCCTCGACCACGCCGCGCAGCTGCGTGCGCCCTTGCTGTTCGGGGTCGGCGCGCTGCTGGATTTCCTGTCCGGCAAGGCACAGCGTGCGCCGGCCTGGGTGCGCCGCTTGCACATGGAGTGGATGTATCGTCTGCTGCGCGAACCGCGGCGCCTGCTCAAGCGCTACAGCTGGGATCTGCTGGTGTTCTTCGGCGTGTGCCTGCGCAACGGCCGGCGCCTCGGCTAG
- a CDS encoding FUSC family protein — MSALGADIAASAPAAAPPQRLRTLLDEALRGEGEAWLFVLRTLLAIYLAGWIALRLDLSSPMTAMITVVVVMHRQTGMVFAKGFYRVLGTLIGSVAALAMVALFPQEPVLFVLVLAIWIGLCTGGALLYRNFKAYAFVLSGYTVALIALPAVNQPQNVFALVTARVTEVLLGLLVTGVISDVVFPSRLRQTLRDTVRRAYDGFLDFVRDATGGQLSRASMEQAHLRFVRDAVEIEDLRSSVVFEDPEARVRSGRLRLLNQRFMAVSTSFQSLHHYINRLLRQAEGDVAEALIGLYRPLKAALSERGGRERTVETARRLAECRDALAPRAAAVRDTLPSARHEDFDTGVSLLRRFFAELHDYVAAEAALVAPQQWRTPQAGGDTAVFLRGNDYAAAALTALRSALLVAAMCWMWIQAGWISGATAVFQAVALSAILSSSANAPAAARSLFKGFVFGAALGAVCQLLVLPQMDGYGLFVAGTAPFLLLTLYLASKPALFGFATGTNLAFVSILAVQPTPSFNAVTTFNSVVPLLLGTLAVSVAFVFVPPVIGTRWHRRRLLEQLRRQTTLAARAPLPGLHLRLESVNRDLFQQIVAHTPHGSDELRDLLGWALSVHETGRTLVELRRDAADGDLPHALATDVDAAVQSLAELYLAPSPERHRLALQRIDAALAASRLDGAVPLRWKRTREHLHVLRGALLDADSVLAALAAGHAPAPTPPGAADGAAR, encoded by the coding sequence ATGAGCGCACTCGGCGCCGACATCGCCGCCAGCGCGCCCGCCGCGGCGCCGCCGCAACGCCTGCGCACGCTGCTGGACGAGGCCCTGCGCGGCGAAGGCGAGGCCTGGCTGTTCGTGCTGCGCACGCTGCTGGCGATCTATCTGGCCGGCTGGATCGCGCTGCGCCTGGACCTGTCCTCGCCGATGACCGCGATGATCACCGTGGTGGTGGTGATGCACCGGCAGACCGGCATGGTGTTCGCGAAGGGGTTCTACCGGGTGCTGGGCACGCTGATCGGCAGCGTCGCCGCGCTGGCGATGGTGGCGCTGTTCCCACAGGAACCGGTGCTGTTCGTGCTGGTGCTGGCGATCTGGATCGGCCTGTGTACCGGCGGCGCGCTGCTGTACCGCAACTTCAAGGCGTACGCGTTCGTGCTGTCCGGCTACACCGTGGCGCTGATCGCGCTGCCGGCGGTGAACCAGCCGCAGAACGTGTTCGCGCTGGTCACCGCGCGCGTCACCGAAGTGCTGCTGGGACTGCTGGTGACCGGCGTGATCAGCGACGTGGTGTTCCCCAGCCGCTTGCGCCAGACCCTGCGCGACACGGTGCGCCGCGCCTACGACGGCTTCCTGGATTTCGTCCGCGACGCCACCGGCGGCCAGCTGTCGCGCGCGTCGATGGAACAGGCGCACCTGCGCTTCGTCCGCGACGCGGTGGAGATCGAGGACCTGCGCAGCTCGGTGGTGTTCGAGGACCCGGAGGCGCGCGTGCGCAGCGGCCGCCTGCGCCTGCTCAACCAGCGCTTCATGGCGGTGTCCACCAGCTTCCAGTCGCTGCATCACTACATCAACCGCCTGCTGCGCCAGGCCGAAGGCGATGTCGCCGAAGCGCTGATCGGCCTGTACCGGCCGCTGAAAGCCGCGTTGAGCGAACGCGGCGGCCGCGAACGCACCGTCGAGACCGCGCGCCGGCTGGCCGAATGCCGCGATGCACTGGCGCCGCGAGCCGCCGCAGTGCGCGACACCCTGCCGAGCGCGCGCCACGAAGATTTCGACACCGGCGTGTCGCTGCTGCGGCGCTTCTTCGCCGAGCTGCACGACTACGTCGCCGCAGAGGCCGCGCTGGTCGCCCCGCAGCAGTGGCGCACGCCGCAGGCCGGCGGCGACACCGCCGTGTTCCTGCGCGGCAACGACTACGCGGCCGCCGCGCTGACCGCGCTGCGCAGCGCGCTGCTGGTGGCGGCGATGTGCTGGATGTGGATCCAGGCCGGCTGGATCAGCGGCGCCACCGCGGTGTTCCAGGCGGTGGCATTGAGCGCGATCCTGTCGTCCAGCGCCAACGCGCCGGCGGCGGCACGCTCGCTGTTCAAGGGATTCGTGTTCGGCGCTGCGCTGGGCGCGGTCTGCCAGTTGCTGGTGCTGCCGCAGATGGACGGCTACGGCCTGTTCGTCGCCGGCACCGCGCCGTTCCTGCTGCTGACCCTGTACCTGGCGTCCAAGCCGGCGCTGTTCGGCTTCGCCACCGGCACCAATCTGGCCTTCGTCTCGATCCTGGCGGTGCAGCCGACGCCGAGCTTCAATGCCGTCACCACCTTCAACAGCGTGGTGCCGCTGCTGCTGGGCACGCTGGCGGTGAGCGTGGCGTTCGTGTTCGTGCCGCCGGTGATCGGCACGCGCTGGCATCGCCGGCGCCTGCTGGAACAGCTGCGCCGGCAGACCACGCTGGCCGCGCGCGCGCCGCTGCCGGGCCTGCACCTGCGCCTGGAGAGCGTCAACCGCGACCTGTTCCAGCAGATCGTCGCGCACACCCCGCACGGCAGCGACGAGCTGCGCGACCTGCTCGGCTGGGCGCTGTCGGTACACGAGACCGGGCGCACCCTGGTCGAGCTGCGCCGCGACGCGGCCGACGGCGACCTGCCGCACGCGCTGGCCACCGATGTGGACGCTGCGGTGCAGTCACTGGCCGAGCTGTACCTGGCGCCTTCGCCCGAACGGCATCGGCTAGCTCTGCAGCGCATCGACGCGGCGCTGGCGGCGAGCCGTCTCGACGGCGCGGTGCCGCTGCGCTGGAAGCGCACCCGCGAGCACCTGCATGTGCTGCGCGGCGCGCTGCTCGATGCCGACTCGGTGCTCGCCGCCCTCGCCGCCGGGCATGCGCCCGCCCCGACCCCGCCAGGAGCCGCCGATGGCGCTGCCCGCTGA
- a CDS encoding HlyD family secretion protein, with amino-acid sequence MKTPALIRFALTAAIVLIAALLAHALWRHYMLSPWTRDGRVRAEVVRIAPDVSGLVDAVAVADNQHVERGDVLFSVDRRRFELALAQARADLAAAQAQARSAGASISAAAASQAASEAEFQMRRAQAERRARAAAVISAEARSDAEATARSAQADVHRTAAVRGQASAAQAQALAAVAQAQAAVDLAELDLQRTQVRATADGYVTNLDVRVGDYAQAGSARLALVRDDAMWIYGYFEETKLPRVHVGDRADIRLMSGGVLLHGKVEGIARGIADSDNPTSASLLADVSPTFNWIRLAQRVPVRVRIDPASVPRGTVLAAGMTATVTVHGEP; translated from the coding sequence ATGAAGACCCCTGCCCTGATCCGTTTCGCCCTGACCGCCGCGATCGTGCTGATCGCCGCCCTGCTCGCGCACGCGCTGTGGCGGCACTACATGCTGTCGCCATGGACCCGCGACGGCCGCGTGCGCGCCGAGGTGGTGCGCATCGCCCCGGACGTGTCCGGCCTGGTCGATGCGGTCGCGGTGGCCGACAACCAGCACGTCGAGCGCGGCGACGTCTTGTTCAGCGTCGACCGCCGGCGCTTCGAGCTGGCGCTGGCGCAGGCCCGCGCCGACCTGGCCGCGGCGCAGGCGCAGGCGCGCTCGGCCGGCGCCAGCATCTCCGCCGCGGCCGCCAGCCAGGCGGCGAGCGAGGCCGAATTCCAGATGCGCCGCGCCCAGGCCGAACGCCGCGCGCGCGCCGCGGCGGTGATCTCGGCCGAGGCCCGTTCCGATGCCGAGGCCACCGCACGCTCGGCGCAGGCCGACGTGCACCGCACCGCCGCGGTGCGCGGCCAGGCCAGCGCCGCCCAGGCGCAGGCGCTGGCGGCGGTGGCGCAGGCGCAGGCCGCGGTCGATCTGGCCGAGCTGGACCTGCAACGCACCCAGGTGCGCGCCACCGCCGACGGCTACGTCACCAACCTGGACGTGCGCGTCGGCGACTACGCCCAGGCCGGCAGCGCGCGGCTGGCGCTGGTGCGCGACGATGCGATGTGGATCTACGGCTACTTCGAGGAGACCAAGCTGCCGCGGGTGCACGTCGGCGACCGTGCCGACATCCGCCTGATGAGCGGCGGGGTGCTGCTGCACGGCAAGGTCGAAGGCATCGCCCGCGGCATCGCCGACAGCGACAACCCGACCAGCGCCTCGCTGCTCGCCGACGTCAGCCCCACCTTCAACTGGATCCGCCTGGCGCAGCGGGTGCCGGTGCGGGTGCGCATCGATCCGGCCAGCGTGCCGCGTGGCACGGTCCTGGCCGCCGGCATGACCGCGACGGTCACGGTGCATGGGGAGCCGTGA